ACCCCTCGGCCGTGCCGTCCGCCGCACCGTCCGCCGCGGCTTCTCCGGGTGCGGCGGCCGGCACGCCGAAGTCGACGAGGGCGAATCCCGGGACGGTCCGCTTCATCTCGATGAACTCGTCGAGGACGCCGTCGATGGCTCCGTGCGCGTCGAGGAGCGGCGCCGCGGCGAGCCGGTCCGAGACCCGCTCGGCGTACCGGTCGAGGTTCCGGTGGGCGAGGGCAGCGACCATCGCCCGCTTGTTGCCGAAGAAGCGGTAGACGGAGCCGATGGGGACGCCGGCTCGTGCGGCGACGGTCCGGGTGCTCAACTGCTCGTACCCGGTCTCGTCGAGGAGTACGGCGCAGGCGTCGAGGATCCGGGCCAGCCGCTCGGCGCTGCGCTGCTGCACGGGGGCGCGGCGGAGCGCCGGCTGGGTTCGGGGGCGGGTCTGGGGCACGGGGTCCATGATGCCGCTCCT
The DNA window shown above is from Streptomyces vietnamensis and carries:
- a CDS encoding TetR/AcrR family transcriptional regulator; protein product: MDPVPQTRPRTQPALRRAPVQQRSAERLARILDACAVLLDETGYEQLSTRTVAARAGVPIGSVYRFFGNKRAMVAALAHRNLDRYAERVSDRLAAAPLLDAHGAIDGVLDEFIEMKRTVPGFALVDFGVPAAAPGEAAADGAADGTAEGSAEGSAEAVVEDPNRLVAERICALLATHLGRAADEELHRKVLVGVETADALVRLAFRADPAGDPALVAETRCLLHAYLAPSLS